GCAGGCTGTCGGCGCGCCCACGGCAATGCTTGAGGGACTCATCCTGGCATTCGCCTCAGGCTTCCGGGGCAGCGCACAGCGCTTGAGGACCGCCGCGGGCAGCTCCCTCTACTACTCGGCCAAAGGTGACGCATCCGCCGAGGGCCGTGCGCGGTTCGAGGGTTGGCTGTACCAGACGGCGGGTTCGACCTTGAGATTGCCAAGCTACTTCTGGGGCGACCTGGATTTTGCGGGGATGCGGATTCTTGCAGCTCTTCGTGCCTCCTTTCCAGAGACTGAGGCGTGGCGGCCAGGCTACCTGCAAATGCTTCAGGCGCTGAAGTCAGGGGGCGGCCACGCCCCGGAGGCTGCCGACAAGCAGGGCCAGCGTGAGCTGCAGCGAACCGGTTGCCTGTTCGCAGACGCCGAACTCATCCCCGCCATGTCCCGCACGGGCCAGTTCGTCGACCAGGAAGCTTTCCGGCCGTAGGGAGTGCCTCCGTGCCCAGACTGGGCACGGTCATGCCCAAATTGGGCAGGCCGTAGCCGACATGCGGTACCCCTGCGCCCAGCCTAGCGAGCTTTCAACAGCTCGGCAATTTCCTAGGCAATTCGGCCTCGGCACATCGCAATCTGGCCGGTTGGTAGGAAAAGTGGCGCGCGCCGTGAGCGTTTAAGCCGCCTTCCTACACGGCTTCGCACGGAGCTTAGGTTGCGGCGGGTGCTCTTTCCCAGGGCGGCCATTGCCACCCGTGGGCTTCGAGCAGTCCAAGAGCGTTCGCGCGCTCGCGTACCCGGTACACGGTCCGGGCGAGAAAGAACGGAGGCGAACGCCTCGAACGATGTCTTCGATAGGGACATGCCGCATCGTACGTAAGCGGCCATCGTCCACCTGTCCGTGCTCCCTGCCCATGCGTTTCGAGCGCTCCAAGTCCCTCTGCGTTGCAGCCGCGGCGCTGCCCTTCCTTAAAGACCTCGATGCCCTGTACCCGGGTTCGAGCGGTGGTACGCCGGTAAGGTCGTGCCCGGCCTGGCCGCCGGCAGTGACATCCTCCTGCTCGCAAAGGAAGCGGACCACGTCGTCGGCGTGGCATTGGGAAAGCGTGGCGAGGAGGAGACCAAGCTTCGGTGTGTTCGGGTGCTGCCCGCCTACCACCAGTCTGGGGTTGGTATCAGGCTCATCGACCGAATGCTTCACGAGCTCGAATGTGAAAGGCCGCATTGCACTGTGGCGGAAGAAATGCTGCACATCTATAGCCGCGCATTCGTGAACCGCTACGGCTTCGCCCTCAGCGCCGTCGAAAATGGCCGCTATCGACCTGGCCGGCTCGAGTACGCCTTTAACTAAGCGGTTTGCTCTGGCGCCGCACCGGGCCCACTGAGCGCTACGCTGGACCTGGCTACACGGAGCAGGACCACTGGGCACTGCCCTCAGGGAAAAACATGACGAAACTACTTTTGAATGGGGCCTCCGCATGAGCGCCAAGCCATTCCATCGCTACGACGGACACGACCTGCCAGGCGTCGACCCCGCACGGAAGATGCCGCGGGCGACCATCAACGCATCCACGTCACCGCGCTCCATCGGCGAGCTCGTGGGCCGACTAGAACTGTTCACTTCAAAGGAGGCTGAGCAACGCCAGCTGTACCCCTGGGCCAGCCGGTTCGTGCTTGGCTACCCTCTGCCCGACTGGCAAAGGGCTCTCGTCTGGAGCGGGGAGCAGAAGGCCAGGTTCATCACCTCGCTGTGGCTGGACATCGACGTTGGCACCTACCTGGTCAACGACATGGCCGACTATATCGAGGAACCCGGGAAGCCTTTGTTTGCCAGGAAGTTCACGGATGTCCTGCTGGACGGCCAGCAACGCCTGTCGGCTCTGGAGGACTACCTGCTGAACAAGCTGGCGGTCCCTGACGTCAACGGCCAGCCCTGCCGGTGGGAGGAGCTGGGCAAGGTCGAGCGCCGGCTTTTCTGCAACAAGACCTTTGGCTGCTCCTTCGTGCGTTCATGGGATGAAGCAACGCTGCGCCAAATCTACGACCTGCGCTCGTTCGGTGGAACGCCGCACCTCGAGAGCGAGCGTGCCTCGGCTTCGCCTGAACACGAGGTCTGAAAACACCTTCTTCGACGCCGGGCCTTGTGCTCGGCGTTTCTCTTGGCTCAGCACCTGCAAGGAGAAGCGCCCTGGTCATGAGACCAGGGCGCCTGCAATCAGGAGAGGAGGCTTTGCACCTCTGCGACATAGCCAGGCACCGCCTCGATGAGATGGAAGTGCTCTGGGTGCATCATTGGGTAAAGGCTGTGGGTCGCAACGATGACCTGCAGCCGCGACATGTCGGCATCTGCTATTTGCCGCCAAAGCAGCGCTTCCGCCTTCGCGTCGAGCGACTGCTCCGGTTCGTCCATCAGGACGACGGGCACCGCGCCGGCGGCGACGTTGCCGTATCGCTTCTTGAGCACCTCGGCTCTGAGCGTGCAGTCGGACGCGTCGCGGAGTCGGTCTACAGCGAGGGGCTGCGTGCCGCCATGCCAGTTCACGTACTGGTAGCTCAGGGTTGGTTTGTCTCCGGAGAGCAGTGCCTTGAGCTTTTCCAGCAACGCTTGGCTTCGCTGCCCGGACGATTTGTCCTTGATGAGCGTGCCGTAGGCTCGAGCTTCGTCGAAGTACCCGCACATCATTGATGCGGCGATGCTGTTGTCGTGGCCCGGGATGTGGCCTGGCTGGTAGTACAGCGCTGGCGCTCCGTCGGTTGCGACCTCGAGCCCGTTCAGGTAACGGAAGTCTCTCGACCACCGGTAGCCTGCCTGGTGCCAGTAGTCGTCCGAGTCGAGGCCCCTGGTGTAGTTGTCGTCGAAAGCGCTCTCACCTGTTTGGTACGAGAGCGTCTGGAGCGCCAGAGTCTTGAGCAGCGCGGACTTTCCGGCGCCGTTCGGACCAACGATGACATTAGGCCGTTTGGTCGAAAACGTGATTCCCTTGGGATGCTCCTGCATGAGGAGCGAAGTCTCAAAGTACGGGACAGCGGTGAAGCCGCTGGCTGTGAGTTGGGTTATCAAGAGAGTATTCCTTTTCCGAAGCGATGGGTGTCCTGCCTCGGTATAGGGACGTTCCGGCGGCGGAAAACGGGGGTCCGCGCTTCAGTCGCGCACCCGCTCTAGGATTTCCAACGCGTCCACCAGCATCAAGGCCTTGCGCAGAAGGTCCTCGAGCGACTTCGCAACGAATACGTTCGGCTTGCTGACCCTGTCCAGGTGCGCACGAGCAAGTATTCGCGCCCTGCGCGAAGCTTCGGCCTGGGCCGGGATGCCTGCCACAGCTCCTCGCTGACGTCCTCCGCGATATACAGAAGTACGAAGTGCTGCGCGCTGGTCGCGCGCACCGCGTGAAGTGGAAAACCAGTTTCTGCCAGGGAGCCGAACCCAAACGTCTCCTCGGTCACCGCGAACACCACCAACTGGTCGTTCGCAAGGTGCAATGCTTCCAAGGGCGCGAGCTCGGGCGTCCAGCTCTCCACTTGCGGGTCGAAATAGGTGACTCCTCGAGCCTCGAGCGCAGTGCGGAAGGCCCGCCTCCAACTGCTGGGGCCGCACGTGCCGAAGAGGCCGAAATTGGCCGGCGTCAAGCCGGTGTGGGCAGGGGTATCGCAGGAGCTCATGCCTAGGATAGGCACGTCGTTGCTTGCAACGCAGAGGGCTCCTGGCTGGGCTTCGGTTTTCGGGCTGACGGCTATACGGTGCACCTTGACCCAAAACTCCCTGCCCGGCCGTTCGCGCCTCAGCCCCCCGCGCCCTCGTAGCTCGGCGCCGCATTTGCGCCCGCGAACCCCTCAAATGGATGCCGTGGCAAGAGCTATCCACGGGTGCACTGCGTTCTCCTTCGAGGGGGCCTGCCGGGCTGTGAGTCAGGCGAGCAACTTGCGATTGCAGGAGCATGCGGTGCCCGGGGAGACCCTCCTCCGCACCCACGAGCCTTGATGGGATGACAAAGACCGTCAGCAACGCTGGCGGCCTGGTGAATTACGCGCTGAAGATGCCTGGATGAGGTCCGGCTGCCCAACCTGTCCAACCACCGCTGCACGTTCATGACGTGCACCCTCGCCCATGCCTTTCAGCTCGCTGCAAGAATAGTCGCCAGCTATCCCTTAGCGGCCTCGAGCTTTGAAGGCGCTCTTGGGCGGCTGTTTCCTGGACACGAGGACGTCGTAGCCGGCACGGCCCAGTACCCTCACCAAGAACTCGAAGCCCTGCTCGGAGCCCAGCCACTGGATGGCCGTCGCCGCCGCCGAGGCCTGCTCCTGGGTGTGGTTCGGGACTAGGGTCTGCATGAGAGGGGGCAGCCCGAGCCGGTCCTGGTTCGCGGCCTCCCATTCCTGGGCAAGCGCCGCCTCGCGCTGGCGGTCACGGTACTCGAGGTCGCTCTTCGTCCGGTTGAATGCGTAGCCGCGGTGCACGATGCCGGCCGGCAGGGGCGTGTACTGGTCTTTATCGTCGTCGTCGCTCTTTGCCACCAGGCGCGGAGTGTGATTCAGGGCGAGTGCGAGCAGAACGAAGGTGCTCAGGCTGGTGTCGGCGTCCTCCGCCTCAGTTCGTTGGATGGTCATGCGGCTCACGCCGGCGCGACTGGCCAGTTCGGCCTGGGTGAGGCCCATGGCGGTACGTGCATTAGCCAGCTGTGACAGGAGCGTGTTCTTGACGAGCGGCGCCACGTGGGTCAGGTCTTCCTTCGTTGCCATCAGAGAGCCTCCATCGGCAAAGTCTCTTCCTCGACGACCATGGTGTGCGATTGCAACGTGACCTTAGCGAGCCGTGCCGTTCCTCCATGCATCCGGGCGGCTTCCGCGAAGCAGCAAACCAAAAACGCCTTCACGGCAGCGGCCGTGGGAGTTTCGAAACAGTTTTCCGAATGAAGTGAAACGACCCACGCGAGCTTTCCCTCAAGCTCCTCAGCGCCCTCAGCGGCGCACAGGTCGTACGCGGGAACCTCGTACTGGATGCCGCCGTCGTTGACGGCCTGGATGGCAACCGGCAGCTTGCCGATTCCAGTCTCGACGGTCTTGTAGGCCGTACCGAAGATGGTACTGCCTCCCTCGCTGTCCTCTGACGCGGGCAACTCGTTCAGAACAAACCAGAAGTTGAGGAATTGCTGCTGCAGGTATTTGGTGGCCATGTGTTATCCGTTATAAGCGTGCAGTCTCATGCTACACCGATGTAGCCAGGTAGGTCAAGGGATACGGTTGTGTGCAGTGGCCTAAAGCGCATCGCGGTTGCTACACCGTGAAGGCCAACTACTACCAAGGATATGAACATGAGTGAAGCTGCTCTCCTCGAACGACCCACTGCAGACAAGACCTACAGCAAGGACGACATCATCCCTTCGTCCGCCTGGGGCAAAGACCACTGGTCCACCCTCTCCTACGTGGAAGCAGTTGCGACGGACTGTGCCGGCTTTCAGGTTGGCGCGGACGCGCGCATGCGCAGCACGCGGCGCAACCTCCGGGTGATGCAGA
This window of the Variovorax sp. PBL-H6 genome carries:
- a CDS encoding GNAT family N-acetyltransferase; protein product: MPGLAAGSDILLLAKEADHVVGVALGKRGEEETKLRCVRVLPAYHQSGVGIRLIDRMLHELECERPHCTVAEEMLHIYSRAFVNRYGFALSAVENGRYRPGRLEYAFN
- a CDS encoding DUF262 domain-containing protein — translated: MSAKPFHRYDGHDLPGVDPARKMPRATINASTSPRSIGELVGRLELFTSKEAEQRQLYPWASRFVLGYPLPDWQRALVWSGEQKARFITSLWLDIDVGTYLVNDMADYIEEPGKPLFARKFTDVLLDGQQRLSALEDYLLNKLAVPDVNGQPCRWEELGKVERRLFCNKTFGCSFVRSWDEATLRQIYDLRSFGGTPHLESERASASPEHEV
- a CDS encoding AAA family ATPase — encoded protein: MITQLTASGFTAVPYFETSLLMQEHPKGITFSTKRPNVIVGPNGAGKSALLKTLALQTLSYQTGESAFDDNYTRGLDSDDYWHQAGYRWSRDFRYLNGLEVATDGAPALYYQPGHIPGHDNSIAASMMCGYFDEARAYGTLIKDKSSGQRSQALLEKLKALLSGDKPTLSYQYVNWHGGTQPLAVDRLRDASDCTLRAEVLKKRYGNVAAGAVPVVLMDEPEQSLDAKAEALLWRQIADADMSRLQVIVATHSLYPMMHPEHFHLIEAVPGYVAEVQSLLS
- a CDS encoding helix-turn-helix domain-containing protein codes for the protein MATKEDLTHVAPLVKNTLLSQLANARTAMGLTQAELASRAGVSRMTIQRTEAEDADTSLSTFVLLALALNHTPRLVAKSDDDDKDQYTPLPAGIVHRGYAFNRTKSDLEYRDRQREAALAQEWEAANQDRLGLPPLMQTLVPNHTQEQASAAATAIQWLGSEQGFEFLVRVLGRAGYDVLVSRKQPPKSAFKARGR